A portion of the Bacteroides faecium genome contains these proteins:
- a CDS encoding ATP-binding protein yields MIFKRKLYDKLLVWKQQAAGTKALLIEGARRIGKSTLVEEFAKNEYRSYLMIDFNKVSDSVISAFNNYMNDLDTFFLILSSEYGVRLYPKESIIIFDEIQQFPKARQAIKYLVADGRFDYIETGSLISIKENVNDITIPSEERTLLMYPMDFEEFAWAMNEEPLVAYIRQCFDKKEPLEQGIHAKAMLLFRQYMIVGGMPKSLSAYLENNRNFGMADMEKRDILTLYRNDIKKIKSGYRSSVLSIFDQIPTFLSRSERRVVMNRIEKGASFPKYHDTFFWLSDSMIANECFNCSDPNVGLSLNEDRTYVKCYMGDTGLLISHTFDENEISDGELYREILLGKLSVNEGMFYENVIAQMLVAAGHKLYFYTRYNQEKHRNDMEIDFILSNHSKLRYKIFPIEVKSNDKYSIRSLTRFNESFRQRIGGSYVIHPKNLSVKEGVVYLPAYMTFCL; encoded by the coding sequence ATGATATTCAAACGTAAATTATATGACAAACTGCTTGTCTGGAAACAGCAAGCGGCAGGCACTAAGGCGCTTCTGATAGAAGGCGCCCGACGGATAGGCAAATCCACTCTTGTGGAAGAGTTCGCAAAGAATGAATACCGGAGCTATCTTATGATAGATTTCAACAAAGTTAGTGATTCGGTTATTTCGGCCTTTAACAATTACATGAATGATCTGGACACCTTTTTCCTTATTCTTTCTTCGGAATATGGTGTGAGGCTTTATCCAAAAGAATCCATTATCATATTTGATGAGATACAACAGTTTCCTAAAGCCCGGCAAGCGATAAAGTATCTGGTCGCAGATGGACGGTTCGATTATATAGAGACGGGCTCGCTAATCTCCATAAAGGAGAATGTAAATGATATTACCATTCCTTCTGAAGAAAGGACACTACTTATGTACCCCATGGACTTTGAGGAGTTTGCTTGGGCTATGAATGAAGAGCCATTGGTGGCATATATCCGCCAGTGCTTTGATAAAAAGGAGCCTTTGGAGCAGGGGATTCACGCCAAGGCTATGCTGTTGTTCCGCCAATACATGATTGTGGGCGGTATGCCGAAAAGCCTGTCGGCGTATCTGGAGAACAACCGGAATTTCGGAATGGCCGATATGGAAAAAAGAGACATACTGACACTGTACCGGAATGATATAAAGAAGATAAAGTCTGGCTACAGGTCGAGCGTACTAAGCATATTCGACCAGATTCCGACTTTTCTTTCTCGTTCCGAAAGACGTGTAGTGATGAATCGCATTGAAAAGGGGGCGAGCTTTCCAAAATATCATGATACTTTCTTTTGGCTCTCCGATTCGATGATTGCCAATGAATGCTTTAACTGCTCGGACCCTAACGTGGGGCTTTCGCTGAATGAGGACAGAACATATGTGAAATGTTATATGGGGGATACGGGACTACTTATCAGTCATACATTTGATGAAAATGAGATCTCTGACGGAGAGCTTTATCGGGAAATCTTATTGGGGAAACTGTCGGTGAACGAGGGTATGTTCTACGAGAACGTAATTGCCCAGATGTTGGTGGCTGCCGGGCACAAACTGTACTTCTACACGCGATACAATCAAGAGAAGCATCGCAACGACATGGAAATAGATTTTATCCTGTCGAACCACAGCAAACTGAGATATAAAATATTTCCGATAGAGGTGAAATCGAATGATAAATATTCCATCCGTTCTCTTACCCGGTTCAACGAGAGTTTTCGTCAGCGTATAGGAGGGAGCTATGTGATTCATCCTAAAAACCTGAGTGTAAAGGAAGGGGTGGTGTATCTACCTGCCTATATGACTTTCTGTTTGTAG
- a CDS encoding phosphoadenosine phosphosulfate reductase domain-containing protein → MYAYTWDPETGGLLLNSSPLQFSKEPRPVYYQELDILGFDKFWEYEKDDSRPYMWAEANNYIYRGRLVAIAKGGSLCAKPEIKIIEAPEIEGKALRQVDIRLMVKKNEDILSALTQLTIKQIYGYYQKYLKRNVDVFYVAFSGGKDSIVTLDLVQKALPHNAFKVLFGDTNMEFPDTYRTVDHIEKWCADAHISFIRAKSSLETSFTWSKFGPPATVNRWCCGVHKTAPQIITLRKLTGKNDFTGMAFIGVRASESVARSNYDYISLGEKHKGQYSCNPILDWNSAELYAYIFAENLYINEAYKKGNRRAGCLMCPRAAERSDYYSRINYPSEFNSLLELVEQGYAGHFATEASLNQFIVNGGWKARKNGRDLNIEANYNEFESRGYITIVVNHPTTDWKQWIKTIGILQNEQSPFRIDFRGEIYTFEVDEHQDATLKVQVDVKLAKAAPNFVKLLKNVFRKTASCVQCRVCEADCHHGALHMGNGTVYIDDTCHHCSMCHKVEKGCLVYKSLERPKGISKMNTKNKSLNCYSHHAPKMDWFNQFFKYKEDFANKHSLGTNMYDFFKRFLKDAELFSNNTIGKTTTIIDKMGLENESSWALMLSNLVYTPQFNWLTRRVDINELSSKEYIISLLVDDGAKESWVADIWSSFTRISELPFSSVGFGRMNYEGKKAVSLVRTPWVAPDPKVLLYSLYKFAEACGGYYQFTLSRLYDENIDSDGVSPVCIFGIEEEKMKQLLTGLSTNYNSYINAAFTLDLDNITLKEDKTSQDVLDLF, encoded by the coding sequence ATGTACGCATATACCTGGGATCCTGAAACGGGAGGATTACTCCTAAATAGCTCACCTTTGCAATTTAGCAAGGAACCTCGTCCTGTTTATTATCAAGAACTTGATATACTTGGTTTTGATAAATTTTGGGAGTATGAAAAAGATGACTCAAGACCATATATGTGGGCAGAGGCTAATAACTATATATATCGTGGTAGATTAGTGGCGATCGCAAAAGGGGGGTCGCTATGTGCAAAGCCAGAAATCAAAATCATCGAAGCTCCTGAAATTGAAGGTAAGGCTTTGCGACAGGTTGATATCAGGTTAATGGTTAAGAAGAATGAGGATATCTTGAGTGCTCTGACCCAATTAACTATAAAGCAGATATACGGTTATTATCAAAAATATCTAAAAAGGAATGTAGATGTTTTTTATGTAGCCTTTAGTGGAGGAAAAGATAGTATTGTGACTTTGGATCTTGTTCAAAAGGCATTGCCGCATAATGCGTTCAAGGTTCTTTTTGGAGATACTAATATGGAATTCCCAGACACATACCGAACTGTCGATCATATAGAGAAATGGTGCGCTGATGCTCATATCTCGTTTATAAGAGCAAAATCCTCACTTGAAACCTCATTTACTTGGTCAAAATTTGGACCGCCAGCAACTGTCAATAGATGGTGTTGCGGCGTTCATAAAACTGCGCCACAAATTATTACACTGAGGAAGCTTACTGGGAAGAACGACTTTACTGGGATGGCCTTTATCGGGGTGAGGGCAAGCGAAAGTGTTGCTCGAAGCAATTATGATTATATTAGCTTAGGAGAAAAGCATAAAGGGCAATATAGCTGTAATCCTATATTAGATTGGAATTCTGCAGAATTGTATGCTTATATTTTTGCTGAGAACTTATATATAAATGAGGCATACAAAAAAGGTAATCGAAGAGCTGGATGTTTAATGTGTCCACGTGCGGCAGAACGGAGTGATTATTATAGTCGAATCAACTATCCCTCAGAATTTAATAGTCTTTTGGAGTTAGTAGAACAAGGGTATGCTGGGCATTTTGCTACTGAGGCCTCATTGAACCAATTTATAGTAAATGGTGGATGGAAGGCTCGTAAGAATGGTAGAGACTTAAACATTGAAGCAAATTATAACGAGTTTGAGAGTCGTGGATACATAACAATAGTAGTAAATCATCCGACAACGGATTGGAAACAATGGATAAAAACCATTGGTATTTTACAGAACGAACAATCACCATTTAGAATTGACTTTCGGGGTGAGATATATACTTTTGAAGTTGATGAACATCAGGACGCTACGTTAAAAGTACAAGTTGATGTAAAATTGGCGAAAGCTGCTCCCAACTTTGTAAAGTTGTTGAAGAATGTATTTCGTAAAACAGCATCTTGTGTGCAGTGTCGAGTATGTGAAGCTGATTGTCACCATGGCGCTCTTCACATGGGAAATGGAACTGTTTACATTGATGATACATGCCATCATTGCTCTATGTGCCATAAAGTAGAGAAAGGATGTTTAGTTTATAAATCATTAGAAAGACCTAAAGGAATATCAAAGATGAATACAAAAAACAAAAGTTTGAACTGTTATTCACATCATGCCCCTAAAATGGACTGGTTTAATCAGTTCTTTAAGTACAAAGAAGATTTTGCCAATAAACATTCTCTGGGTACAAATATGTATGACTTTTTCAAACGTTTTCTTAAAGATGCTGAATTGTTTAGTAACAATACAATCGGCAAAACTACCACTATTATTGACAAGATGGGCCTGGAAAACGAATCGAGTTGGGCTTTAATGTTATCAAACCTTGTTTATACACCCCAATTTAATTGGTTAACAAGGAGAGTTGATATTAATGAATTGTCTTCAAAGGAGTATATTATCTCATTGTTAGTTGATGATGGTGCAAAAGAATCGTGGGTGGCAGATATTTGGAGTTCATTTACCCGAATCTCAGAATTACCGTTTTCAAGTGTTGGTTTTGGTAGGATGAATTACGAGGGGAAAAAAGCCGTTTCACTAGTTCGTACCCCTTGGGTAGCTCCTGATCCGAAAGTACTGCTTTATTCTCTTTATAAGTTTGCTGAAGCTTGTGGTGGATACTATCAATTTACATTATCGCGCTTGTATGATGAAAATATTGATAGCGATGGCGTGAGTCCAGTGTGTATTTTTGGCATCGAAGAGGAAAAGATGAAGCAGTTGCTAACTGGTTTGTCTACAAACTATAACAGCTACATTAATGCTGCATTTACACTCGACCTTGATAATATTACTCTGAAAGAAGATAAGACTTCGCAAGATGTTCTTGACCTATTTTAA
- a CDS encoding type II toxin-antitoxin system HipA family toxin, which yields MMKLTHCPSTLVEGYETYSPVAQRNLFAGKKVSHILPYDSPEKNEEDNEKFIENIEHISISGVQDKEVCLVEKGKIRLSQKGEQSTHILKPIPLSRLRRVKEIPANENLTMQIASQVYGIETAANGLCFFQTGESAYITKRFDVGVGGVKLRKEDFSSLAGLMPANGGSNYKYEYSYEELAELIQRYIPAWRIEIEKYFKVVLFNFLFSNGDAHLKNFSVLETSRGDFRLAPAYDLLNTHLHVDDSDFALSRGLFREGDKSEFLKFNGKANGRSFKEFGKRIGINEKRVAEIIIQFTTRYSQIEQLIEASFLLPSTKETYLADYRQRRNRLKDMK from the coding sequence ATGATGAAACTGACACATTGCCCATCAACTCTTGTGGAAGGGTATGAAACCTATTCTCCTGTTGCCCAGAGAAATCTTTTTGCAGGCAAAAAGGTATCGCATATCCTTCCTTATGATTCTCCGGAGAAGAACGAAGAGGATAATGAGAAGTTTATAGAGAATATAGAACATATCTCTATTTCAGGAGTACAAGATAAGGAGGTTTGCCTTGTTGAAAAAGGCAAGATACGTCTGTCGCAAAAGGGAGAGCAAAGTACACATATCTTAAAGCCGATCCCACTCAGTCGTTTGCGACGAGTGAAGGAGATTCCCGCGAACGAGAATCTGACGATGCAAATTGCTTCACAGGTTTACGGAATTGAGACAGCTGCCAATGGCTTGTGCTTTTTCCAAACAGGTGAGTCAGCTTATATTACTAAACGCTTTGATGTTGGAGTAGGAGGCGTAAAGCTGCGCAAAGAAGACTTTTCTTCGTTGGCTGGTTTGATGCCCGCAAATGGTGGAAGTAACTATAAGTATGAATACAGCTACGAAGAACTGGCCGAGCTAATACAGCGATATATCCCTGCTTGGCGCATTGAAATTGAGAAGTATTTTAAAGTTGTACTTTTCAACTTTCTGTTCTCAAACGGTGATGCTCATTTGAAGAATTTCTCTGTGCTCGAAACTTCAAGAGGTGATTTTCGATTGGCTCCGGCTTATGACTTGTTGAATACGCACCTGCATGTTGATGATAGTGATTTCGCTTTGAGTCGCGGTTTGTTTCGCGAGGGAGATAAATCGGAATTCTTGAAATTTAACGGTAAGGCGAATGGGCGATCTTTCAAAGAGTTTGGAAAGCGTATCGGAATCAATGAAAAACGGGTGGCTGAGATAATAATTCAATTTACTACTCGATACTCACAAATCGAACAACTTATAGAAGCCTCATTTCTATTACCTAGCACCAAGGAAACCTATTTGGCAGATTATCGTCAACGTAGAAATAGGCTCAAAGATATGAAGTGA
- the brxL gene encoding BREX system Lon protease-like protein BrxL: MEEKLKRYFDEMVVYKDLKESNCFKDLKLPSFLRDWLLKMFEDEDGKFDVEQMTNFVKANIPSKTEWIGIKNRIIVENERVKILTRISIDINISTQEVTFSLPDFGLPNKETIIEPNVWEDCKDELIKTKEIWGVVELGYRYPENNGKVKGKIKLLSFRNFCPYEIDLDYFKDVRKEFSVREWIDVLLGAIDYNADGYENEHQKLSMLTRLLPFVEKRLNLIELAPKGTGKSYLFGGISRFGYLSAGKMTRAKLFYDLARREEGLVFFHDYIAFDEIQKVEFDNPNEMTQTLQGYMEQGTVKIGDKNDVADAGFVMLGNINEEKMDEYQNMFSSLPTIFRTSALMDRIHGFIKGWDIPRMNEGLKISGWALNSEYFSTIMHLLRDDVSYRATVDRIVEYPDNADTRDTEAIKRITTAFLKLLFPHVRSPKDINAHEFNQYCLIPAKKMRQIIVKQMGMIDTQYKGKNVPSFSIREYEE; this comes from the coding sequence ATGGAAGAAAAATTAAAGAGATATTTCGATGAAATGGTAGTCTATAAAGACCTTAAAGAGAGTAACTGCTTTAAGGATTTGAAACTACCATCATTTTTGCGAGACTGGTTGCTCAAAATGTTTGAAGACGAAGACGGAAAATTTGATGTAGAACAGATGACAAACTTTGTTAAAGCTAATATTCCGTCAAAAACAGAATGGATTGGTATCAAGAATCGAATAATAGTCGAGAATGAGCGAGTGAAAATACTAACTCGCATCTCAATCGACATTAATATTAGTACACAAGAAGTCACTTTTTCACTACCGGATTTTGGACTTCCAAATAAGGAAACCATTATTGAACCCAATGTATGGGAAGATTGCAAGGACGAACTTATTAAAACTAAAGAGATTTGGGGTGTTGTTGAGTTGGGATATCGCTATCCCGAAAACAATGGTAAAGTAAAGGGAAAGATAAAGTTACTCAGTTTCAGAAACTTCTGTCCTTACGAGATAGACCTTGATTATTTCAAGGATGTTAGGAAAGAGTTTTCTGTTAGAGAGTGGATTGATGTACTTCTTGGTGCCATTGACTATAATGCTGACGGTTATGAAAATGAACATCAAAAGTTGTCGATGTTGACTCGTCTTCTGCCTTTTGTTGAAAAGCGTCTGAATCTCATTGAACTTGCTCCCAAAGGTACAGGTAAATCTTATCTTTTTGGAGGTATTAGTCGATTCGGTTATCTGTCTGCTGGTAAAATGACACGTGCTAAGCTGTTCTATGATTTGGCACGACGAGAAGAAGGACTTGTTTTCTTTCACGACTATATAGCCTTTGATGAAATTCAAAAAGTGGAGTTTGATAATCCTAATGAAATGACCCAAACACTTCAAGGTTATATGGAACAAGGGACTGTCAAAATCGGAGATAAGAATGATGTTGCTGATGCTGGATTTGTAATGTTGGGTAACATCAACGAAGAGAAGATGGATGAATATCAAAATATGTTTTCAAGTTTGCCTACTATATTCAGGACAAGTGCATTGATGGATCGAATACATGGTTTCATTAAAGGATGGGACATCCCTCGAATGAATGAGGGCTTGAAAATTTCAGGTTGGGCTCTAAATTCTGAATATTTTTCTACAATCATGCATCTTTTGCGCGATGATGTTTCATATCGTGCTACTGTTGATAGGATTGTTGAGTATCCAGATAATGCCGATACGCGCGATACAGAAGCTATAAAGCGTATTACCACAGCTTTTTTGAAGTTACTTTTCCCACACGTTAGATCTCCTAAGGATATAAATGCCCACGAATTCAATCAATATTGTCTCATCCCAGCTAAAAAGATGCGCCAAATCATCGTGAAGCAGATGGGGATGATTGATACACAATACAAGGGTAAGAACGTACCATCTTTTTCCATTCGCGAATATGAAGAGTAA
- a CDS encoding cysteine desulfurase family protein, translated as MIRQIYADNAATTQLSQKAYEAMTQYLLIEYGNASQPYSFARMPKKALKQSREIIANCIGALPEEIYFTSCGTESDNWVVNGAVDLNKKIIISSIEHHAILNPCRYFQCIGHNVSFLPVSSVGLISPDTLKCYKNSDNGLVSVMFANNEIGTIQPISELSSIAHNKGWLFHTDAVQAVGHTAINVHQLGIDLLSASAHKFNGPKGVGFLYIKKGVDWPSLIKGGSQESNMRAGTENIAAIVGMAVALEENVNQLLLNNQHISALETRLIDTLNAAKIEYQRNGVNHIPGIISLSFKGFSGELLLHRLDLMGICVSTGSACDSTTTQISHVLQAIGLNSDYAKGTIRISLGKNNTFEEVAHIADSIIKIVRI; from the coding sequence ATGATTAGGCAAATATATGCGGATAATGCAGCAACAACGCAGTTAAGTCAAAAAGCTTATGAAGCTATGACGCAATACCTATTAATTGAATACGGTAATGCGTCACAGCCTTATTCATTTGCACGTATGCCAAAGAAAGCTCTAAAACAATCAAGGGAAATAATTGCAAACTGTATCGGGGCTTTGCCTGAAGAAATATATTTCACCTCTTGTGGAACGGAAAGCGATAATTGGGTGGTTAATGGTGCAGTTGATTTGAACAAAAAAATTATCATTTCTTCTATTGAGCATCATGCGATTCTGAATCCATGCCGATACTTTCAATGTATAGGTCATAATGTGTCTTTTTTACCAGTATCATCAGTGGGACTGATTTCACCAGATACACTTAAATGTTACAAGAATTCTGACAATGGGCTTGTGTCTGTTATGTTTGCGAACAACGAGATTGGCACTATTCAACCAATTAGTGAATTATCTTCGATTGCACATAATAAAGGGTGGTTGTTTCACACAGATGCTGTTCAAGCTGTCGGTCATACTGCAATCAATGTTCATCAACTTGGAATAGACTTGTTATCAGCGTCTGCTCATAAGTTTAATGGGCCCAAGGGGGTTGGGTTCTTATACATTAAGAAAGGTGTAGATTGGCCATCTTTAATAAAAGGTGGCAGTCAAGAATCCAATATGAGAGCAGGAACAGAGAATATAGCGGCTATAGTAGGAATGGCGGTTGCACTTGAAGAAAACGTTAACCAATTATTGTTGAACAATCAACATATTTCTGCTTTAGAAACACGGTTGATAGATACCTTGAATGCAGCTAAGATTGAATACCAGCGCAACGGCGTTAACCACATACCTGGAATTATTAGTTTATCTTTTAAAGGATTTTCAGGCGAGCTGCTGCTTCACCGATTGGATTTAATGGGGATTTGTGTTTCAACCGGTTCTGCTTGTGATAGTACTACTACTCAAATATCTCATGTACTTCAAGCTATCGGTTTGAACTCTGATTATGCAAAGGGGACTATTCGCATATCATTAGGAAAAAACAATACGTTTGAAGAAGTAGCTCATATAGCAGATTCCATTATTAAAATTGTTAGAATATAA
- a CDS encoding TetR/AcrR family transcriptional regulator, with protein MKTNKAEIYKNAFRLFLQDNYEKVTVVKLEKAIGLSCRGIYHHTKDKLGLFKAVVDTYIFEPHKVENKFVFAEDISLRDFLQTYIEGVERTMDYLSNELGVDRKECAKCYFQFLFQAYKYYPNFVEKMDTIFEKDQQMWRKIIDKAIASGEIRNDIATEEVVDMFRMAHLGMSYVLAFTTGLDTERLKRQFDAVYKLLK; from the coding sequence ATGAAAACGAATAAGGCTGAAATATATAAAAATGCGTTCCGGCTGTTCTTACAGGACAATTACGAGAAGGTGACGGTGGTAAAACTGGAGAAAGCTATCGGATTGTCGTGCCGGGGTATCTATCATCATACGAAGGACAAACTGGGACTGTTCAAGGCGGTTGTAGATACCTATATCTTTGAACCGCACAAGGTGGAAAACAAGTTCGTGTTTGCGGAAGATATTTCATTGCGGGACTTCCTGCAAACCTATATCGAAGGGGTGGAAAGGACAATGGATTATCTAAGCAATGAACTGGGTGTGGATAGAAAGGAATGTGCCAAATGCTATTTTCAGTTCTTGTTCCAAGCGTACAAGTATTATCCGAACTTTGTGGAGAAAATGGATACTATCTTTGAGAAAGACCAACAGATGTGGCGAAAGATAATTGATAAGGCAATCGCTTCGGGGGAAATCAGAAATGATATTGCCACGGAAGAGGTCGTCGATATGTTCCGAATGGCACATCTGGGAATGTCATACGTGCTGGCTTTTACCACAGGACTTGATACCGAACGATTGAAACGGCAATTTGACGCTGTATATAAACTGCTGAAATGA
- a CDS encoding helix-turn-helix domain-containing protein: MQYKSQYSVNMDNQINSLRVTIGEQIRLRRKELMITQPDLADIAGISINTLYKIERGQANPTIEVLGKILDVLGLEITVGVKQLNR, encoded by the coding sequence TTGCAGTATAAATCACAATATAGTGTGAATATGGATAATCAGATAAACTCATTACGGGTCACTATTGGGGAACAGATACGTCTCCGTAGAAAAGAACTTATGATTACGCAGCCTGACTTGGCAGATATTGCAGGTATCAGTATTAATACGCTATACAAAATTGAGCGTGGACAAGCAAACCCGACCATTGAGGTGCTGGGTAAGATTTTAGATGTGCTGGGACTGGAAATTACTGTGGGTGTCAAACAACTAAATCGATAA
- the pglZ gene encoding BREX-4 system phosphatase PglZ → MDINYVQQKIDKYLSSDKNLPIIVDVPNSHTLIHLMDHYEVGNNKFIHVGNPLYCKNDSLPQIEKIQNEVISSNDVLFLEGLSPFLLLQGEVVVKNILRSMLEVQCGNKLIIFTSGCAKYLEKFDKRLFDSGRIYQISGDVEPLPKLIFIAKNLPKPVIYLDGINALYKMGRILEGGATEICLMTNKSKNDYPNSVFEIHEYSSDYQVLVSAEPDLSTIDKKIGSEENWKELRLTIERNGSWIKFVENEFGGLHNLALAMEGFKGFSPFKRWAYFLALRIHGAKSNDYLSSVVLKAKTFDDFVNTVFCHILSYKPEDANFIALYKERRNLLTQMLEYTNELTNFCKKIYVKGSVALHYLTDLTIQEKERTIELICTYADVLSFDKLLPILERTYNDLWLYLQPYEFENELLTRYFKLYRYSKLSNCILPELRVIVNQQAVERDYNIWLKPRSIYVDELPKDSTKETLFFVDALGVEFLAYIQNKCYNMGLTFQADVARCDLPSITSVNKLFINEFKEAGCCVRCIRYLDDLKHDGQNRYNYEQTRLPIHLVKELDIINEVISQIKAMDADEVAYMISDHGASRLAVINESETKWEVSEKGKHSGRCCPVSDISEKPEFATEENSFWCLANYDRFKGGRKALVEVHGGATLEEVAVPLIRINKSKATIKCEIMNDKPIPVSFKTNAQMKLYIGVDSDKISISVNGYSYEVIKTSTPYLYEVVMPDIKKSGKYKFTVYLSGGIIAKELTFEIKKEGSSERKFF, encoded by the coding sequence ATGGATATAAATTATGTACAACAAAAAATTGATAAGTATCTTAGTTCGGACAAGAACTTACCAATCATTGTGGATGTGCCTAATTCACATACTCTAATCCATCTCATGGATCATTATGAAGTTGGAAATAATAAGTTCATACACGTTGGTAATCCTTTATATTGCAAGAACGACTCCCTGCCTCAGATTGAGAAAATACAAAATGAGGTGATAAGTTCTAATGATGTTTTATTCCTTGAGGGGCTTTCTCCATTCCTGCTATTGCAAGGTGAAGTTGTTGTGAAGAATATTTTGCGGTCTATGCTGGAAGTACAATGTGGCAACAAATTGATAATCTTTACAAGTGGCTGTGCGAAGTATCTAGAGAAATTTGATAAGCGTTTATTTGATTCGGGGCGTATATATCAAATTAGTGGTGATGTTGAACCTCTGCCTAAATTGATCTTCATTGCTAAAAATCTTCCAAAGCCTGTAATATATTTAGATGGGATAAACGCTCTTTATAAAATGGGAAGAATTCTTGAAGGCGGTGCAACGGAAATTTGTTTAATGACAAATAAGTCAAAAAATGATTATCCAAATTCTGTATTTGAGATACATGAATACTCTTCAGATTATCAAGTGCTTGTTTCGGCAGAACCTGATTTATCTACAATAGATAAAAAAATAGGATCAGAAGAGAACTGGAAAGAACTTCGATTGACAATTGAACGCAACGGTAGCTGGATTAAATTTGTGGAAAATGAATTTGGCGGATTACACAATCTTGCGTTAGCTATGGAGGGTTTCAAAGGTTTTTCTCCATTTAAGCGTTGGGCTTATTTCCTAGCATTAAGAATACATGGAGCAAAGAGCAACGATTATCTGTCAAGTGTGGTCTTGAAAGCTAAGACTTTTGATGATTTCGTTAATACTGTTTTTTGTCATATTCTTAGTTACAAACCTGAGGATGCAAATTTTATTGCTCTATATAAGGAGAGGAGGAATTTGCTTACACAAATGCTGGAGTATACAAACGAACTGACAAACTTCTGTAAAAAAATATATGTCAAAGGAAGTGTAGCGTTACATTATTTAACCGATTTAACTATTCAAGAGAAAGAACGTACAATTGAATTAATTTGCACTTATGCGGATGTGCTTTCATTTGACAAATTGCTGCCTATCTTAGAACGGACATATAATGATTTATGGCTTTATTTACAACCATATGAATTTGAGAATGAATTATTGACGAGATATTTCAAGTTATACAGATATAGTAAACTGTCCAATTGTATTTTGCCGGAATTACGTGTTATTGTTAATCAGCAGGCCGTAGAGCGTGACTACAATATTTGGTTGAAACCACGTTCTATTTATGTTGATGAATTACCAAAGGACTCAACAAAAGAAACATTATTCTTTGTAGATGCGCTTGGCGTTGAATTCTTGGCATATATTCAGAATAAGTGCTACAATATGGGACTTACATTTCAAGCAGATGTTGCACGATGTGATTTACCATCAATAACGAGTGTAAACAAGTTGTTTATAAATGAATTTAAAGAGGCGGGCTGTTGTGTGAGATGCATTAGATACTTGGATGATTTAAAGCATGACGGGCAGAATCGCTATAATTATGAACAGACAAGACTGCCCATTCATTTGGTTAAAGAACTTGATATAATTAATGAAGTAATTTCTCAGATTAAGGCTATGGATGCTGATGAAGTTGCATATATGATTTCTGATCATGGTGCAAGCCGTTTGGCTGTTATTAATGAATCTGAAACAAAATGGGAAGTTTCTGAAAAAGGAAAACATTCGGGACGTTGCTGCCCGGTGTCTGATATATCAGAAAAGCCTGAGTTTGCAACGGAAGAAAACAGCTTTTGGTGTTTGGCCAACTACGATCGATTCAAAGGTGGAAGAAAAGCTTTAGTTGAAGTTCATGGCGGAGCAACGCTTGAGGAGGTCGCTGTTCCACTTATCCGCATTAATAAATCTAAAGCAACCATTAAGTGCGAGATAATGAACGACAAGCCTATACCAGTAAGTTTCAAGACAAATGCACAAATGAAGCTATATATTGGTGTTGATTCCGATAAAATTTCAATTAGTGTAAACGGATATTCTTATGAAGTTATTAAGACAAGTACCCCCTATTTATATGAAGTAGTAATGCCCGACATTAAAAAGTCGGGAAAATACAAATTTACAGTTTATCTTTCGGGTGGAATAATAGCTAAAGAGCTTACCTTTGAGATTAAAAAAGAAGGCTCTTCTGAACGAAAATTCTTTTAA
- a CDS encoding HipA N-terminal domain-containing protein has protein sequence MRSAKVYMKGIEAGTLTENDNGSYSFEYESEYFANTLMSEVSLTLPKTEIKFTSDYLFPFFFSLLSEGANKEAQCRLLKIDEKDYFGLLLATTSHDTIGAVTLKPIE, from the coding sequence ATGCGAAGTGCAAAAGTCTATATGAAGGGTATTGAAGCCGGAACTCTAACCGAGAACGATAATGGGAGTTATTCGTTTGAGTATGAATCGGAGTATTTTGCCAACACCTTGATGTCGGAGGTGAGCTTGACATTGCCCAAAACGGAGATAAAGTTTACGAGCGATTATCTATTTCCGTTCTTCTTTAGTTTACTATCTGAAGGAGCAAACAAAGAGGCTCAATGCCGATTGTTGAAAATTGATGAGAAAGATTATTTTGGACTTCTTCTCGCCACCACATCGCACGACACAATAGGAGCAGTAACACTAAAACCGATTGAATGA